A region from the Acyrthosiphon pisum isolate AL4f chromosome A1, pea_aphid_22Mar2018_4r6ur, whole genome shotgun sequence genome encodes:
- the LOC100162387 gene encoding ectonucleoside triphosphate diphosphohydrolase 5, whose translation MERHTKKTKKIVEEDDTYINDKTKPEVNQTKYLLYSVFAICFVVIYSYYTIYKSDFGDKVVKKQPLSEPVYAVIIDAGSTGSRVLALAFKKTPSGSLELEDELFVQVKPGLSSFADDPKKGAESIDQLLAKAKHFVPKQYWKSTPLAMRATAGLRLLPTEKADGLLNEVVQLFEHNPFYTNENSVAIMDGIDEGLFSWFTVNFLLDRLNGKLTNSVAALDLGGGSIQITFIPTNSKQIIKELPEFITEYSIMNEKVNLYSHSYLGLGLMAARKSVFTVDGDLLNVTSPCVQDAAKGTPYKFAQNIYHVTGAPSKKGPAVDYLLCKSIIEAVVKTVYTDKPKDLLNQKIVAFSYFYDRAQDAGLVGEEGGDVTIKSFYEAAERECSQTSYNELRPFKCLDLTYISVLLEQGFGLPVETSVSLLNTIDGHEISWALGAAYHILQNGL comes from the exons ATGGAAAGACACACTAAGAAAACTAAAAAG ATTGTTGAAGAAGATGatacttatataaatgataaaacaaaacCTGAAGTAAATCAAACTAAATACTTGCTGTATAGTGTTTTTGCTATATGTTTTGTGGTAATATACT catattatactatatataaatcaGATTTTGGAgacaaagttgttaaaaagcaaCCATTATCAGAACCTGTATATGCTGTTATTATCGACGCAGGAAGTACTGGTTCAAGAGTATTAGCattagcttttaaaaaaacaccaa gcGGTTCTTTAGAGCTAGAAGATGAATTATTTGTACAAGTTAAACCAGGCTTGTCTAGTTTTGCCGATGATCCAAAAAAa gGTGCTGAATCAATTGATCAGTTATTAGCCAAAGCTAAACATTTTGTGCCAAAACAGTATTGGAAAAGTACACCACTTGCAATGAGAGCAACAGCAGGTTTAAGATTATTACCAACAGAAAAAGCAGACGGTCTTCTCAAcgaa GTAGTACAATTATTTGAACACAATCCGTTTTATACAAATGAAAATTCAGTAGCCATAATGGATGGTATTGATGAGGGTCTTTTTTCATGGTTTACAGTTAATTTTCTTCTTG accGTTTGAATGGTAAATTGACAAATTCAGTAGCTGCTCTTGATTTAGGCGGTGGATCTATACAGATCACATTTATCCCTACTAATAGTAAACAAATCATAAAAGAATTACCAGAATTTATTACAGAGTATTCAATAATGAATGAAAAAGTAAACTTATATAGCCacag ttatttagggTTAGGATTAATGGCTGCTCGAAAGAGTGTATTTACTGTCGATGGTGACTTGTTGAATGTTACTAGTCCATGTGTTCAAGATGCGGCCAAAGGGACACCTTACAAATTTGCTCAAAATATCTACCATGTAAC tggGGCCCCGTCAAAAAAAGGTCCAGCTGTTGATTACTTGCTATGTAAGAGTATCATTGAAGCTGTCGTTAAAACCGTGTACACTGACAAACCCAAAGATTTGCTCAATCAGAAAATAGTAGCATTTTCGTACTTTTATGACAGAGCTCAAGATGCCGGTCTCGTCG gcGAAGAAGGAGGAGACGTTACCATAAAATCGTTTTATGAAGCAGCAGAGAGAG AATGTTCTCAAACAAGTTATAATGAGCTACGTCCATTTAAATGCCTTGATTTAACCTATATTTCTGTATTATTGGAACAAGGTTTTGGTTTACCCGTTGAAACTTCAGTCTCT TTATTGAATACTATTGACGGTCATGAAATAAGCTGGGCGCTTGGAGCagcttatcatattttacaaaatggaCTTTAA